The proteins below come from a single Xenopus tropicalis strain Nigerian chromosome 9, UCB_Xtro_10.0, whole genome shotgun sequence genomic window:
- the taok2 gene encoding serine/threonine-protein kinase TAO2 isoform X2 — protein MQTRAGGGSAAADKEPWVVPHTQGVVALSRGGVPLGLVMPSNARAGSLKDPEVAELFFKDDPEKLFTDLREIGHGSFGAVYFARDIRNNEVVAIKKMSYSGKQSNEKWQDIIKEVKFLQKLRHPNTIEYKGCYLREHTAWLVMEYCLGSASDLLEVHKKPLQEVEIAAITHGALQGLAYLHNHNMIHRDVKAGNILLTEPGLVKLGDFGSASIVAPANSFVGTPYWMAPEVILAMDEGQYDGKVDVWSLGITSIELAERKPPLFNMNAMSALYHIAQNESPVLQSNHWSEYFRNFVDSCLQKIPQDRPTSDMLLKHRFLQRERPQTVIMELIQRTKDAVRELDNLQYRKMKKILFQDTQNGPNTETTEEEEEAEQFLHCTGTITSMESSQSVPSMSISASSQSSSVNSLADASDDSGEMAMMQEGEHTVTSNSSVIHRLPAHDNIYDDPYQPEMEAQQSSSAARRRAYCRNRDHFATIRTASLVTRQIQEHEQDSALREQMSGYKRMRRQHQKQLMALENKLKSELDEHQQRLDKELEAHRSNFSAENDKISKKHQAIFEKEAKAAMTEEKKFQQHILGQQKKELTNLLESQKRQYKIRKEQLKEELQENQSTPKREKQEWLLRQKESMQHYQAEEEANLLRRQRQYFELQCRQYKRKMLLARHNLDQDLLREELNKKQTQRDLECAMLLRQHECTQELEFRHLQLLQHTRSELIRMQHQTELGNQLEYNKRREQELRQKHAAEVRQQPKSLKVRPGEVEDEDVEEEGGEGDHFSLCSSEDEEEPVYLEVTPERTEADGCPDLEVPYFELSSEWAPEPSTPLRQAPAPTGSSLPSHALCAILTLLAASRPFCPWSLLPLLLALLTLWRPGPLLDSVLVALETLGASLLCCYIMLYWVFDLSPASFLLLAQSCGAVAALALSYRLRLYYVPVLAIAVGVFTSPGIFLSLFLVAGSLGRPAGEWLKDWPKRARRLWLRALLRLPSPLFRVLQRCGAAGEGGLFYLFPKTYKGGFRSRIPVLAGDSRAVSGGWVYWRRRIVNAPSRMVKMVNQKLARGVRRLCGVLPPVALIYMEKMRLLRAEKPSRIPRLMSQEQRSRQASKRRELRETPLGRGGGRHSAVRRTKPLVPWR, from the exons CCTTGGGTGGTCCCCCATACGCAGGGAGTGGTGGCGCTGTCCCGCGGGGGGGTCCCTCTGGGCCTCGTCATGCCGTCCAACGCTCGGGCCGGAAGCCTGAAGGACCCAGAGGTTGCTGAGCTCTTTTTCAAAGATGACCCCGAGAAGCTTTTCACTGACCTTCGGGAAATTGGACATGGCAGCTTCGGAGCAGTGTACTTT GCCAGAGATATCCGTAACAATGAGGTTGTGGCCATTAAGAAGATGTCCTACAGCGGGAAGCAATCTAATGAG AAATGGCAGGACATCATAAAGGAAGTGAAGTTCCTCCAGAAGCTGCGACACCCAAACACTATTGAGTATAAAGGATGTTACCTGAGGGAGCACACTGCTTGG CTGGTGATGGAGTACTGCCTGGGATCTGCTTCCGATCTCCTGGAGG TGCACAAGAAACCTTTGCAGGAGGTGGAAATTGCTGCTATTACCCATGGTGCACTGCAAGGCTTGGCCTACCTCCATAACCACAACATGATCCACCG GGATGTGAAGGCAGGGAATATCCTTCTTACTGAGCCAGGACTAGTGAAGCTGGGAGATTTTGGATCAGCCTCTATAGTGGCTCCAGCCAACTCCTTTgtggggactccatattg GATGGCTCCAGAGGTGATTCTCGCCATGGACGAGGGACAGTACGATGGGAAGGTGGATGTCTGGTCTCTGGGGATAACAAGCATTGAATTAG CCGAAAGGAAGCCGcccttgtttaacatgaatgCAATGAGTGCCTTATATCACATCGCTCAGAATGAGTCTCCTGTCCTACAGTCCAACCACTG GTCTGAATATTTTCGAAACTTTGTGGATTCCTGCCTGCAGAAGATCCCCCAGGACAGACCCACCTCTGACATGCTGCTGAAG CACCGCTTCCTGCAAAGAGAGCGCCCGCAGACCGTCATCATGGAGCTGATCCAACGCACAAAGGATGCTGTGCGAGAGCTGGATAATCTGCAGTACCGCAAAATGAAGAAAATCCTCTTCCAGGACACCCAGAATGGGCCAAACACCGAGACtacagaggaggaggag GAGGCAGAACAGTTTTTACACTGCACGGGCACCATAACCAGCATGGAAAGCAGCCAGTCAGTGCCAAGCATGTCCATCAGCGCCAGCAGTCAGAGCAGCTCCGTCAACAGTCTCGCTGATGCTTCCGACGACAGCGGAGAAATGGCAATGATGCAGGAGGGGGAGCACACAGTGACGTCTAACAGCTCTGTCATTCACCGCCTTCCA GCACACGATAATATATATGATGATCCGTACCAGCCAGAGATGGAAGCCCAGCAGTCGTCATCGGCAGCCCGCCGCAGGGCCTATTGCCGCAACCGTGACCACTTTGCCACTATCAGAACCGCATCTCTG GTAACCCGACAGATCCAGGAACATGAACAGGACTCGGCGCTGCGAGAGCAGATGTCTGGCTACAAACGCATGCGGCGACAGCACCAGAAGCAGCTGATGGCTTTAGAGAACAAGCTGAAGTCGGAGCTGGACGAGCACCAGCAGCGGTTGGACAAGGAGCTGGAGGCTCACCGGAGCAACTTTTCTGCTGAGAATGACAAGATATCCAAGAAGCACCAAGCCATCTTCGAGAAGGAG GCTAAGGCGGCTATGACAGAGGAGAAGAAATTCCAGCAGCACATCCTGGGCCAGCAAAAGAAGGAGCTCACCAACCTGCTGGAGAGCCAGAAGCGCCAGTACAAGATCCGCAAGGAGCAGCTAAAGGAG GAGTTGCAGGAGAATCAGAGCACCCCGAAACGAGAGAAACAGGAATGGCTGCTGCGGCAGAAGGAGAGCATGCAACACTACCAGGCAGAGGAGGAGGCCAACCTGCTGCGCCGACAGAGACAGTACTTTGAGTTGCAGTGCCGGCAGTACAAGCGCAAAATGCTGCTGGCGCGGCACAACCTGGACCAGGATCTGCTTCGAGAG GAGCTAAACAAAAAGCAGACTCAGCGGGATCTAGAGTGCGCCATGCTCCTGCGCCAGCACGAGTGCACCCAAGAGTTGGAGTTCCGCCACCTGCAGCTCCTGCAGCACACGAGGAGCGAACTCATTCGCATGCAGCACCAGACAGAACTGGGGAACCAGCTGGAGTACAACAAGCGGCGGGAGCAGGAACTGCGACAGAAGCATGCCGCTGAGGTCCGACAGCAGCCCAAAAGCCTCAAAGTAAGGCCTGGGGAGGTGGAGGATGAGGATGTGGAGgaagaggggggagagggagaccACTTTAGCCTCTGTAGCTCTGAGGATGAGGAAGAGCCTGTGTATTTAGAGGTGACCCCAGAGCGCACAGAGGCAGACGGGTGCCCAGACCTGGAGGTCCCCTATTTTGAGCTGTCTTCCGAATGGGCTCCAGAGCCTAGCACCCCTCTGCGCCAAGCTCCAGCCCCAACTGGCTCCTCCCTGCCAAGCCACGCCCTATGTGCTATCCTTACCCTGCTAGCAGCTTCCCGTCCTTTTTGCCCTTGGTCATTACTCCCACTGCTTCTGGCCCTTCTCACCCTGTGGAGGCCCGGACCCTTGCTGGACTCAGTCCTGGTGGCTCTAGAGACACTGGGGGCCAGCCTGCTTTGCTGCTACATTATGTTGTACTGGGTCTTTGACTTGAGTCCTGCCTCCTTCCTGCTGCTGGCCCAAAGCTGTGGGGCAGTAGCCGCGCTAGCCTTAAGCTACCGATTGCGATTATATTATGTGCCTGTTCTTGCCATAGCAGTCGGGGTGTTCACGTCTCCAGGCATCTTCCTTTCGCTTTTCCTGGTGGCTGGCTCACTGGGGAGGCCAGCTGGGGAGTGGCTGAAAGACTGGCCAAAACGGGCACGTCGACTATGGCTCCGTGCCCTCCTGCGCTTGCCCAGCCCTCTGTTTAGAGTCCTACAGCGCTGCGGAGCGGCCGGAGAAGGCGGCCTGTTTTACCTTTTCCCAAAAACCTACAAAGGTGGGTTCCGAAGCCGTATCCCAGTGCTGGCCGGCGACTCTCGGGCTGTAAGTGGGGGCTGGGTCTATTGGCGCAGGAGGATTGTTAACGCACCATCACGAATGGTAAAAATGGTGAATCAGAAGCTTGCCAGGGGGGTGCGAAGGCTGTGTGGGGTCCTTCCTCCAGTGGCTCTTATTTACATGGAAAAGATGCGGCTCCTTCGAGCAGAGAAGCCCAGCAGAATTCCTAGACTGATGAGCCAGGAGCAGCGCAGCCGACAGGCCTCCAAGCGTAGGGAGCTGAGAGAGACCCCGCTgggtaggggggggggcaggcacagCGCTGTCAGGAGAACAAAGCCGCTCGTACCATGGAGGTGA
- the taok2 gene encoding serine/threonine-protein kinase TAO2 isoform X1, protein MQTRAGGGSAAADKEVSPGPHPTVSLRRDGKGTYQPWVVPHTQGVVALSRGGVPLGLVMPSNARAGSLKDPEVAELFFKDDPEKLFTDLREIGHGSFGAVYFARDIRNNEVVAIKKMSYSGKQSNEKWQDIIKEVKFLQKLRHPNTIEYKGCYLREHTAWLVMEYCLGSASDLLEVHKKPLQEVEIAAITHGALQGLAYLHNHNMIHRDVKAGNILLTEPGLVKLGDFGSASIVAPANSFVGTPYWMAPEVILAMDEGQYDGKVDVWSLGITSIELAERKPPLFNMNAMSALYHIAQNESPVLQSNHWSEYFRNFVDSCLQKIPQDRPTSDMLLKHRFLQRERPQTVIMELIQRTKDAVRELDNLQYRKMKKILFQDTQNGPNTETTEEEEEAEQFLHCTGTITSMESSQSVPSMSISASSQSSSVNSLADASDDSGEMAMMQEGEHTVTSNSSVIHRLPAHDNIYDDPYQPEMEAQQSSSAARRRAYCRNRDHFATIRTASLVTRQIQEHEQDSALREQMSGYKRMRRQHQKQLMALENKLKSELDEHQQRLDKELEAHRSNFSAENDKISKKHQAIFEKEAKAAMTEEKKFQQHILGQQKKELTNLLESQKRQYKIRKEQLKEELQENQSTPKREKQEWLLRQKESMQHYQAEEEANLLRRQRQYFELQCRQYKRKMLLARHNLDQDLLREELNKKQTQRDLECAMLLRQHECTQELEFRHLQLLQHTRSELIRMQHQTELGNQLEYNKRREQELRQKHAAEVRQQPKSLKVRPGEVEDEDVEEEGGEGDHFSLCSSEDEEEPVYLEVTPERTEADGCPDLEVPYFELSSEWAPEPSTPLRQAPAPTGSSLPSHALCAILTLLAASRPFCPWSLLPLLLALLTLWRPGPLLDSVLVALETLGASLLCCYIMLYWVFDLSPASFLLLAQSCGAVAALALSYRLRLYYVPVLAIAVGVFTSPGIFLSLFLVAGSLGRPAGEWLKDWPKRARRLWLRALLRLPSPLFRVLQRCGAAGEGGLFYLFPKTYKGGFRSRIPVLAGDSRAVSGGWVYWRRRIVNAPSRMVKMVNQKLARGVRRLCGVLPPVALIYMEKMRLLRAEKPSRIPRLMSQEQRSRQASKRRELRETPLGRGGGRHSAVRRTKPLVPWR, encoded by the exons CCTTGGGTGGTCCCCCATACGCAGGGAGTGGTGGCGCTGTCCCGCGGGGGGGTCCCTCTGGGCCTCGTCATGCCGTCCAACGCTCGGGCCGGAAGCCTGAAGGACCCAGAGGTTGCTGAGCTCTTTTTCAAAGATGACCCCGAGAAGCTTTTCACTGACCTTCGGGAAATTGGACATGGCAGCTTCGGAGCAGTGTACTTT GCCAGAGATATCCGTAACAATGAGGTTGTGGCCATTAAGAAGATGTCCTACAGCGGGAAGCAATCTAATGAG AAATGGCAGGACATCATAAAGGAAGTGAAGTTCCTCCAGAAGCTGCGACACCCAAACACTATTGAGTATAAAGGATGTTACCTGAGGGAGCACACTGCTTGG CTGGTGATGGAGTACTGCCTGGGATCTGCTTCCGATCTCCTGGAGG TGCACAAGAAACCTTTGCAGGAGGTGGAAATTGCTGCTATTACCCATGGTGCACTGCAAGGCTTGGCCTACCTCCATAACCACAACATGATCCACCG GGATGTGAAGGCAGGGAATATCCTTCTTACTGAGCCAGGACTAGTGAAGCTGGGAGATTTTGGATCAGCCTCTATAGTGGCTCCAGCCAACTCCTTTgtggggactccatattg GATGGCTCCAGAGGTGATTCTCGCCATGGACGAGGGACAGTACGATGGGAAGGTGGATGTCTGGTCTCTGGGGATAACAAGCATTGAATTAG CCGAAAGGAAGCCGcccttgtttaacatgaatgCAATGAGTGCCTTATATCACATCGCTCAGAATGAGTCTCCTGTCCTACAGTCCAACCACTG GTCTGAATATTTTCGAAACTTTGTGGATTCCTGCCTGCAGAAGATCCCCCAGGACAGACCCACCTCTGACATGCTGCTGAAG CACCGCTTCCTGCAAAGAGAGCGCCCGCAGACCGTCATCATGGAGCTGATCCAACGCACAAAGGATGCTGTGCGAGAGCTGGATAATCTGCAGTACCGCAAAATGAAGAAAATCCTCTTCCAGGACACCCAGAATGGGCCAAACACCGAGACtacagaggaggaggag GAGGCAGAACAGTTTTTACACTGCACGGGCACCATAACCAGCATGGAAAGCAGCCAGTCAGTGCCAAGCATGTCCATCAGCGCCAGCAGTCAGAGCAGCTCCGTCAACAGTCTCGCTGATGCTTCCGACGACAGCGGAGAAATGGCAATGATGCAGGAGGGGGAGCACACAGTGACGTCTAACAGCTCTGTCATTCACCGCCTTCCA GCACACGATAATATATATGATGATCCGTACCAGCCAGAGATGGAAGCCCAGCAGTCGTCATCGGCAGCCCGCCGCAGGGCCTATTGCCGCAACCGTGACCACTTTGCCACTATCAGAACCGCATCTCTG GTAACCCGACAGATCCAGGAACATGAACAGGACTCGGCGCTGCGAGAGCAGATGTCTGGCTACAAACGCATGCGGCGACAGCACCAGAAGCAGCTGATGGCTTTAGAGAACAAGCTGAAGTCGGAGCTGGACGAGCACCAGCAGCGGTTGGACAAGGAGCTGGAGGCTCACCGGAGCAACTTTTCTGCTGAGAATGACAAGATATCCAAGAAGCACCAAGCCATCTTCGAGAAGGAG GCTAAGGCGGCTATGACAGAGGAGAAGAAATTCCAGCAGCACATCCTGGGCCAGCAAAAGAAGGAGCTCACCAACCTGCTGGAGAGCCAGAAGCGCCAGTACAAGATCCGCAAGGAGCAGCTAAAGGAG GAGTTGCAGGAGAATCAGAGCACCCCGAAACGAGAGAAACAGGAATGGCTGCTGCGGCAGAAGGAGAGCATGCAACACTACCAGGCAGAGGAGGAGGCCAACCTGCTGCGCCGACAGAGACAGTACTTTGAGTTGCAGTGCCGGCAGTACAAGCGCAAAATGCTGCTGGCGCGGCACAACCTGGACCAGGATCTGCTTCGAGAG GAGCTAAACAAAAAGCAGACTCAGCGGGATCTAGAGTGCGCCATGCTCCTGCGCCAGCACGAGTGCACCCAAGAGTTGGAGTTCCGCCACCTGCAGCTCCTGCAGCACACGAGGAGCGAACTCATTCGCATGCAGCACCAGACAGAACTGGGGAACCAGCTGGAGTACAACAAGCGGCGGGAGCAGGAACTGCGACAGAAGCATGCCGCTGAGGTCCGACAGCAGCCCAAAAGCCTCAAAGTAAGGCCTGGGGAGGTGGAGGATGAGGATGTGGAGgaagaggggggagagggagaccACTTTAGCCTCTGTAGCTCTGAGGATGAGGAAGAGCCTGTGTATTTAGAGGTGACCCCAGAGCGCACAGAGGCAGACGGGTGCCCAGACCTGGAGGTCCCCTATTTTGAGCTGTCTTCCGAATGGGCTCCAGAGCCTAGCACCCCTCTGCGCCAAGCTCCAGCCCCAACTGGCTCCTCCCTGCCAAGCCACGCCCTATGTGCTATCCTTACCCTGCTAGCAGCTTCCCGTCCTTTTTGCCCTTGGTCATTACTCCCACTGCTTCTGGCCCTTCTCACCCTGTGGAGGCCCGGACCCTTGCTGGACTCAGTCCTGGTGGCTCTAGAGACACTGGGGGCCAGCCTGCTTTGCTGCTACATTATGTTGTACTGGGTCTTTGACTTGAGTCCTGCCTCCTTCCTGCTGCTGGCCCAAAGCTGTGGGGCAGTAGCCGCGCTAGCCTTAAGCTACCGATTGCGATTATATTATGTGCCTGTTCTTGCCATAGCAGTCGGGGTGTTCACGTCTCCAGGCATCTTCCTTTCGCTTTTCCTGGTGGCTGGCTCACTGGGGAGGCCAGCTGGGGAGTGGCTGAAAGACTGGCCAAAACGGGCACGTCGACTATGGCTCCGTGCCCTCCTGCGCTTGCCCAGCCCTCTGTTTAGAGTCCTACAGCGCTGCGGAGCGGCCGGAGAAGGCGGCCTGTTTTACCTTTTCCCAAAAACCTACAAAGGTGGGTTCCGAAGCCGTATCCCAGTGCTGGCCGGCGACTCTCGGGCTGTAAGTGGGGGCTGGGTCTATTGGCGCAGGAGGATTGTTAACGCACCATCACGAATGGTAAAAATGGTGAATCAGAAGCTTGCCAGGGGGGTGCGAAGGCTGTGTGGGGTCCTTCCTCCAGTGGCTCTTATTTACATGGAAAAGATGCGGCTCCTTCGAGCAGAGAAGCCCAGCAGAATTCCTAGACTGATGAGCCAGGAGCAGCGCAGCCGACAGGCCTCCAAGCGTAGGGAGCTGAGAGAGACCCCGCTgggtaggggggggggcaggcacagCGCTGTCAGGAGAACAAAGCCGCTCGTACCATGGAGGTGA
- the taok2 gene encoding serine/threonine-protein kinase TAO2 isoform X5, with the protein MEYCLGSASDLLEVHKKPLQEVEIAAITHGALQGLAYLHNHNMIHRDVKAGNILLTEPGLVKLGDFGSASIVAPANSFVGTPYWMAPEVILAMDEGQYDGKVDVWSLGITSIELAERKPPLFNMNAMSALYHIAQNESPVLQSNHWSEYFRNFVDSCLQKIPQDRPTSDMLLKHRFLQRERPQTVIMELIQRTKDAVRELDNLQYRKMKKILFQDTQNGPNTETTEEEEEAEQFLHCTGTITSMESSQSVPSMSISASSQSSSVNSLADASDDSGEMAMMQEGEHTVTSNSSVIHRLPAHDNIYDDPYQPEMEAQQSSSAARRRAYCRNRDHFATIRTASLVTRQIQEHEQDSALREQMSGYKRMRRQHQKQLMALENKLKSELDEHQQRLDKELEAHRSNFSAENDKISKKHQAIFEKEAKAAMTEEKKFQQHILGQQKKELTNLLESQKRQYKIRKEQLKEELQENQSTPKREKQEWLLRQKESMQHYQAEEEANLLRRQRQYFELQCRQYKRKMLLARHNLDQDLLREELNKKQTQRDLECAMLLRQHECTQELEFRHLQLLQHTRSELIRMQHQTELGNQLEYNKRREQELRQKHAAEVRQQPKSLKVRPGEVEDEDVEEEGGEGDHFSLCSSEDEEEPVYLEVTPERTEADGCPDLEVPYFELSSEWAPEPSTPLRQAPAPTGSSLPSHALCAILTLLAASRPFCPWSLLPLLLALLTLWRPGPLLDSVLVALETLGASLLCCYIMLYWVFDLSPASFLLLAQSCGAVAALALSYRLRLYYVPVLAIAVGVFTSPGIFLSLFLVAGSLGRPAGEWLKDWPKRARRLWLRALLRLPSPLFRVLQRCGAAGEGGLFYLFPKTYKGGFRSRIPVLAGDSRAVSGGWVYWRRRIVNAPSRMVKMVNQKLARGVRRLCGVLPPVALIYMEKMRLLRAEKPSRIPRLMSQEQRSRQASKRRELRETPLGRGGGRHSAVRRTKPLVPWR; encoded by the exons ATGGAGTACTGCCTGGGATCTGCTTCCGATCTCCTGGAGG TGCACAAGAAACCTTTGCAGGAGGTGGAAATTGCTGCTATTACCCATGGTGCACTGCAAGGCTTGGCCTACCTCCATAACCACAACATGATCCACCG GGATGTGAAGGCAGGGAATATCCTTCTTACTGAGCCAGGACTAGTGAAGCTGGGAGATTTTGGATCAGCCTCTATAGTGGCTCCAGCCAACTCCTTTgtggggactccatattg GATGGCTCCAGAGGTGATTCTCGCCATGGACGAGGGACAGTACGATGGGAAGGTGGATGTCTGGTCTCTGGGGATAACAAGCATTGAATTAG CCGAAAGGAAGCCGcccttgtttaacatgaatgCAATGAGTGCCTTATATCACATCGCTCAGAATGAGTCTCCTGTCCTACAGTCCAACCACTG GTCTGAATATTTTCGAAACTTTGTGGATTCCTGCCTGCAGAAGATCCCCCAGGACAGACCCACCTCTGACATGCTGCTGAAG CACCGCTTCCTGCAAAGAGAGCGCCCGCAGACCGTCATCATGGAGCTGATCCAACGCACAAAGGATGCTGTGCGAGAGCTGGATAATCTGCAGTACCGCAAAATGAAGAAAATCCTCTTCCAGGACACCCAGAATGGGCCAAACACCGAGACtacagaggaggaggag GAGGCAGAACAGTTTTTACACTGCACGGGCACCATAACCAGCATGGAAAGCAGCCAGTCAGTGCCAAGCATGTCCATCAGCGCCAGCAGTCAGAGCAGCTCCGTCAACAGTCTCGCTGATGCTTCCGACGACAGCGGAGAAATGGCAATGATGCAGGAGGGGGAGCACACAGTGACGTCTAACAGCTCTGTCATTCACCGCCTTCCA GCACACGATAATATATATGATGATCCGTACCAGCCAGAGATGGAAGCCCAGCAGTCGTCATCGGCAGCCCGCCGCAGGGCCTATTGCCGCAACCGTGACCACTTTGCCACTATCAGAACCGCATCTCTG GTAACCCGACAGATCCAGGAACATGAACAGGACTCGGCGCTGCGAGAGCAGATGTCTGGCTACAAACGCATGCGGCGACAGCACCAGAAGCAGCTGATGGCTTTAGAGAACAAGCTGAAGTCGGAGCTGGACGAGCACCAGCAGCGGTTGGACAAGGAGCTGGAGGCTCACCGGAGCAACTTTTCTGCTGAGAATGACAAGATATCCAAGAAGCACCAAGCCATCTTCGAGAAGGAG GCTAAGGCGGCTATGACAGAGGAGAAGAAATTCCAGCAGCACATCCTGGGCCAGCAAAAGAAGGAGCTCACCAACCTGCTGGAGAGCCAGAAGCGCCAGTACAAGATCCGCAAGGAGCAGCTAAAGGAG GAGTTGCAGGAGAATCAGAGCACCCCGAAACGAGAGAAACAGGAATGGCTGCTGCGGCAGAAGGAGAGCATGCAACACTACCAGGCAGAGGAGGAGGCCAACCTGCTGCGCCGACAGAGACAGTACTTTGAGTTGCAGTGCCGGCAGTACAAGCGCAAAATGCTGCTGGCGCGGCACAACCTGGACCAGGATCTGCTTCGAGAG GAGCTAAACAAAAAGCAGACTCAGCGGGATCTAGAGTGCGCCATGCTCCTGCGCCAGCACGAGTGCACCCAAGAGTTGGAGTTCCGCCACCTGCAGCTCCTGCAGCACACGAGGAGCGAACTCATTCGCATGCAGCACCAGACAGAACTGGGGAACCAGCTGGAGTACAACAAGCGGCGGGAGCAGGAACTGCGACAGAAGCATGCCGCTGAGGTCCGACAGCAGCCCAAAAGCCTCAAAGTAAGGCCTGGGGAGGTGGAGGATGAGGATGTGGAGgaagaggggggagagggagaccACTTTAGCCTCTGTAGCTCTGAGGATGAGGAAGAGCCTGTGTATTTAGAGGTGACCCCAGAGCGCACAGAGGCAGACGGGTGCCCAGACCTGGAGGTCCCCTATTTTGAGCTGTCTTCCGAATGGGCTCCAGAGCCTAGCACCCCTCTGCGCCAAGCTCCAGCCCCAACTGGCTCCTCCCTGCCAAGCCACGCCCTATGTGCTATCCTTACCCTGCTAGCAGCTTCCCGTCCTTTTTGCCCTTGGTCATTACTCCCACTGCTTCTGGCCCTTCTCACCCTGTGGAGGCCCGGACCCTTGCTGGACTCAGTCCTGGTGGCTCTAGAGACACTGGGGGCCAGCCTGCTTTGCTGCTACATTATGTTGTACTGGGTCTTTGACTTGAGTCCTGCCTCCTTCCTGCTGCTGGCCCAAAGCTGTGGGGCAGTAGCCGCGCTAGCCTTAAGCTACCGATTGCGATTATATTATGTGCCTGTTCTTGCCATAGCAGTCGGGGTGTTCACGTCTCCAGGCATCTTCCTTTCGCTTTTCCTGGTGGCTGGCTCACTGGGGAGGCCAGCTGGGGAGTGGCTGAAAGACTGGCCAAAACGGGCACGTCGACTATGGCTCCGTGCCCTCCTGCGCTTGCCCAGCCCTCTGTTTAGAGTCCTACAGCGCTGCGGAGCGGCCGGAGAAGGCGGCCTGTTTTACCTTTTCCCAAAAACCTACAAAGGTGGGTTCCGAAGCCGTATCCCAGTGCTGGCCGGCGACTCTCGGGCTGTAAGTGGGGGCTGGGTCTATTGGCGCAGGAGGATTGTTAACGCACCATCACGAATGGTAAAAATGGTGAATCAGAAGCTTGCCAGGGGGGTGCGAAGGCTGTGTGGGGTCCTTCCTCCAGTGGCTCTTATTTACATGGAAAAGATGCGGCTCCTTCGAGCAGAGAAGCCCAGCAGAATTCCTAGACTGATGAGCCAGGAGCAGCGCAGCCGACAGGCCTCCAAGCGTAGGGAGCTGAGAGAGACCCCGCTgggtaggggggggggcaggcacagCGCTGTCAGGAGAACAAAGCCGCTCGTACCATGGAGGTGA